The Bos indicus x Bos taurus breed Angus x Brahman F1 hybrid chromosome 11, Bos_hybrid_MaternalHap_v2.0, whole genome shotgun sequence genome includes a region encoding these proteins:
- the LOC113900869 gene encoding olfactory receptor 1J1-like, translating to MITLVSQDIHLFPSTFPTNPLQLMTVENQSSVSEFLLLGIPIQSEQQGVFFALFLGMYLTTVLGNLLILLLIRLDSRLHNPMYFFLSHLALTDITFSSVTVPKMLVIMQTKRKSIPYAGCLSQTCFFILLADLDSFLITTMAYDRYVAICHPLHYTTIMSQSVCVTLVLGSWVIACACALLHTLLLAQLSFCADNTIPYFFCDLAALLKLSCSDTSLNQLVIFTAGLTAIMLPFVCILVSYGHIGATILRVPSAKGICKALSTCGSHLSVVTLYHGAIIGVYFLPSSNSTNDSNIISSLMYTVVTPMLNPFIYSLRNKDMKGALRKLLSKRTYSSN from the coding sequence ATGATCACCTTAGTATCCCAAGACATTCACCTTTTCCCTTCAACTTTCCCTACTAATCCCCTCCAGCTGATGACCGTGGAGAACCAGAGCAGCGTGTCCgagttcctcctcctggggatcccCATCCAGTCAGAGCAGCAGGGCGTGTTCTTTGCCCTGTTCCTGGGCATGTACCTGACCACAGTGCTGGGCAACCTGCTCATTCTCCTGCTCATCAGGCTGGACTCTCGCCTCCACAatcccatgtacttcttcctcagccaCTTAGCCCTCACTGATATTACTTTCTCATCTGTCACTGTCCCTAAGATGCTCGTGATCATGCAGACTAAGCGCAAATCCATCCCCTATGCAGGGTGCCTTTCACAGACATGTTTTTTCATACTCCTTGCTGATCTGGACAGCTTCCTGATCACTACGATGGCCTATGACAggtatgtggccatctgccaccctctGCATTATACCACCATCATGAGCCAGAGTGTCTGTGTCACGCTGGTGCTTGGATCCTGGGTCATTGCTTGTGCTTGTGCTCTTTTGCACACCCTTCTCCTAGCCCAGCTGTCATTCTGTGCTGACAACACTATCCCCTACTTCTTCTGTGATCTGGCTGCCCTACTCAAATTGTCCTGCTCAGACACTTCCCTCAACCAGTTGGTAATCTTCACTGCAGGGTTAACAGCCATTATGCTTCCATTTGTATGCATCCTGGTTTCTTATGGCCATATTGGGGCCACTATCCTCCGGGTACCCTCTGCCAAGGGCATCTGCAAAGCCTTGTCCACATGTGGCTCTCATCTCTCAGTAGTGACTCTCTACCATGGGGCAATTATTGGTGTATATTTTCTTCCATCATCAAACAGCACCAATGACAGTAACATAATTTCTTCACTCATGTACACAGTGGTCACTCCCATGTTGAACCCCTTTATTTATAGCCTgagaaataaagacatgaaaGGGGCCTTGAGAAAACTCTTGAGCAAGAGAACATATTCTTCCAACTGA